The Desulfuromonadaceae bacterium nucleotide sequence GGAAGAACGGATATCCCCGGCTCCGCTTAAGCGGGTTAAGATCACTCCGCAGGGGAGTGCGCCGACCAGATAAGCAGCGAGGATAATCAGCATCAATTCAGGCATCGGTTTTCTTTCCGCCGTGGCCGGTACAATTTAGAGATCAAACAGTTCGTTGAAGATTGCCTGGACGGTGGTGATTTTGTCGGCTTTCCAGGCATTGGTGCCGCAGAAAACCAGTCCGGTTTCGGTGTCGCCACGTTGTGCCCGGTCGAGGGCGTGGACGATACAGAAGCGTTCTTGTGACGATTTGTAGGTACATTTCTTCAGGCAGGCGGTTGGACACCGCAGATTCAGTGCGACGTCGCGCTCACGAATTTTATCAAAATGGGTGAGGATGGCGCGACCGGGAAGCCCGGCCGGACTCATGATCAACCCGATATCCTCTTTACGGCAGTCGAGATACATCTGTTTGAATTCGTCAGAGGCATCACACTCTTCAGTACAGACGAAACGTGATGCCATCTGCACGCCGTCGGCCCCTTCGGCCAGGGCGTGCAACAGGTCGGCGCGATCCCAGATTCCGCCAGCGGCGATAACCGGAATATCAACCCCCCACATTTCCTGAAAATAGGTTTTGACACCCCGGACTGTTGCATACTGATCGTAGCTGCCGTCACCGATCTTTTCCATTTTCTCACCGAGGTGCCCCCCGGCAGTGTCGGGGTCTTCGACGACGACGGCGTCCGGCAGGCGATGGTAGCTTTTGTTCCATTTGCGGGCGATCAATTCAGCGGCCTTGATGGAAGACGCGATCGGCACCAGCGCGATATCGGGGAAATCGGCGGTCAGTTCGGGGAGGTTGAGGGGCAGACCGGCACCGCTGACAATGATCTTGGCGCCCCCCTCACACGATGCGCGAACGATCGTTTCGTAGTTCGAAACGGCGACCATACAGTTGGTGCCGATGACCCCGTCGGGGGCGATTGCATACGCCTTGCGCAGTTCATCCTTGAGCGCCGCAGGGTCGGCGGAAAAGAAGTTTTTACCGTCAAAGTGCGGGCTGTTAAGGCCGAGGCCGGCGGTGGCGATCAGTCCGATGCCGCCACATTTGGCCACCGCGCCGGCCAGGTTGGCGGCGGAAACCCGCACCCCCATGCCGCCTTGAATCAAGGGGTAGGGAACACTATGTTTGCCGATTGTCAATGAGGGGCTACTCATGGGATAGGTCCTTTTTGGGTCGGTTTGTAGTTAACGGAAGCATAGCAGAAGGGAGCGTCGTCAATTGTAATAGTTGTGTAAAAACATCTTGTTACTTTTATGATGCACTCGCAAAAAAGCATGAGATGGCTAAGCAAAAATTTCGTCCTGCAAGGCTTGGTGGTTTTTCAGGGGCGAAGACCTACATCAGGTAGGTCGAGGTCCTGAAAAACCAGCGTAACGCCGGAGGGCGGACTTTTTGCGACGCCATCTTTTGTGACCTTTCTCCTTGTCGCGGTTCGGTGGGAATGATAATAGATAGCGTATGAAAGTATTTGGACGTATTATTAATCCCTTGATCACCTTCATTGCCGTGCAACTGGTGTGGATTCTGCTGGTGGTGCTGTGGATCTACTGGTTTATGGGCGCCCACCGGAAATTTCGTGATGTGGCGGAAAAATACAGTCCGGAACTGCTCCAGGGGGGGGTCGACTGGGTAATCCTGTTCGAAGGACTGCTGTTGCTGGTTGCGATTCTGGTCGGGGTTTATGTTATTTTTCTTTTCTGGAGTCGACAGGCCGCACTTTATCGCGCCCAGAAAAATTTTATTTCTCAGGTCACCCACGAACTTAAATCGCCGGTGGCGTCGCTGCAATTGCATCTTGAAACAATTCGCCGGCGTCGACCGAGTGTGGCAAAGATGGATGTATTTATCGATACCATGCTGGCAGACAGCGAACGCCTGAACAATCTGATCGATAACCTGTTGTCAGCCCATCATCTGGAACAGCGCACGACCCTGCAACATTACTCGACGCAAAACTTTTCTCAATTTATCGAAAGGTACTTCGGTTCCCGGCAGTATTCCCTCCCCCATGCCGGGACGATGGAACTCTCGGTTGAGTCCGACCTGTACGTGTCGTTTGACCCGGACATGATGGAGACGGTTCTGCGCAACCTGCTTGAAAACGCCATCCTCTACTCTGAAGGGGCCCCACGCATTACGGTTCGTCTGCAATCCCGTGCGAAATATGCGTTATTGGTGGTTGCCGACCGGGGGCGTGGAATCGCCCGCGAGCATCAGCGTAAAGTCTTCAATATGTTTTACCGGGTCAAACCGCAGGACAAGAAATCGGTTCGCGGCAGCGGTCTCGGTCTGTTTATTGTCGGTGCGACGGTGCGCCGTTTTAAAGGGAAGGTCTGGTTGGAGAGTGCCGGTGAGGGACAGGGAACCGCTGTTTACATTAAGTTGCCGCTCCGCCCGCAGGGAGAACGGGATGAGTGATGCGCATATCCTGCTGGTGGAGGATGAACCGAATATTGCCTGCGGGTTGATTTATAATCTGGAGGCGGAGGGGTTTCGGGTCACCCACGTTGAAACCGGCGAAGAGGCTTTGTCCGTCCTGACCGGCGATGTCGTCCTGGTGATTCTGGATTTGATGTTGCCCGGCATTGACGGTTTTGAGGTGTGTCGCCAGTTACGCGCTATCGACCCGCGGCTACCGATCCTGATGCTGACCGCGCGTGGTGCCGAGGTGGACCGGGTGGAAGGCCTCAAGGCCGGTGCTGACGACTATCTGGCCAAACCGTTCAGCCTCGACGAATTCCTGTTGCGGGTGGAAGGGATGTTACGGCGCTCCGAGTGGTATCGCCCGGCTGACAGCGCGCAAACAACGTACGTTTTTGGTGGCAACACTGTCCATCTGCATGAACAGCGCGCGGAAACAGCCGCCGGGGAGATTGTTCTGACCGAGCTTGAAGTACGGATGCTCGATTATTTTATTCGTCATGAGGGACGGATCGTCGAGCGTAAACAGCTGCTCAAGGCGGTTTGGGGGGTAAGTCCTGATACCGAAACGCGCACTCTGGACAACTTCGTCGTGCGTCTGCGGCGCTATTTCGAAGCCGACCCGGCAACCCCTATCCATTTTCAAACCGTGCGGGGGCGTGGTTATCGTTTTGTTCGCGCCGGTGACAAGTGATGGAACTCAGCAGCGCAGGGCGGCGAGAGCTTTGACCGCCGCCCGACGAATTTCCGGGCGGGGGGCACTGATCAGCGGTGCCAGGGCGTCCTGGGCGTCGGGACTGCCGATTTTGCCCAGAGAAGCAGCGGTCGCCAGCACCAGACGGTCGTCATCGCTGGCGAGCAGCGGCGTCAGGTAGGGCACCAGACGGGGATCGCGGAAATTGCCGAGTGCTGCGGAGGCATGGACACGCACTGACGGTTGCGGGTCCTTGAGCAGTTTAACCAGCGAGCCGATCGTTTTCGGGTGACATTTGTTGCCCAGCACCTGTGCCGCCGCACCACGGATATCGGCATCGTTGCTTTCAAGTTCACTCAGCAGCGGTTTAAAAACCTGCGCCGATTCAAACTTTTCCAACGCAAAGATGGCCCGCATGCGCTGGCCACGATCACCTGTACGCAGGATCTTAAGCAGATACTCCAGACTGCGTGCCGCATCGAGGGCATTCAGCGCTTCAGCGGCAATCGCCCGCGTCTCTTCATCACGGTCCTGGAGAACGGCCAGGAAGAGTTGTCGACGTTTTTCAATCATCGCAGCAGGTCTCAGAACGGGATATCATCATCCGGGTTAAAGGGGGGTTCATTGAAGCTGTTGTCCGGTGAACTTGCGGCCTGGTTGTTGTCCCGACTCTGGTTGAAATTATCCGCCGGTCGCTGCTGGTGTTGTTGATAACCTCCCCCGCTATTGCTGCTGCCACTTTCGCCACGCTGTCCCAGCATCTGCATCTGGTCGGCGACGATTTCCGTCATATAGCGTTTGTTACCGTCGCGGTCATCGTAGGAACGGGTTTGAATCTTTCCTTCAATATAAACCTGTTTCCCTTTTTGCAGGTACTTGCCGCAAATTTCGGCCAACTGCCGCCAGGCAACGATATTATGCCATTCGGTTTTTTCCTGCTGTTCCCCGTCACGATTTTTGAATCGCTCAGAGGTTGCCACGGAAAAGGTTGCCACCGCGACGCCTGACGGGGTGTAGCGCAGCTCCGGATCTTTTCCCAGATTGCCGACCAGAATAACCTTGTTAACGGACATTGTCTGCTGCCTCCTTGTGCGAAATAAATATGCTCGAAAAGTGATGGCGTCGCAAAAAAGTACGGCCTACGGCGTTAAGCTGCGACCTACCTGATGTAGGCCTTCGCCCCTGAAAAACCACCAAGCCTTGCAGGACGAAATTTTTGCTTAGCCATCTCATTCTTTTTTGCAGGTGCATCAAAAGTGAGTCTAGCGGAAAGCAGCGAGGCTGTAAAGCGGGAACACAATCGATTGTGGAAATGGTTGACTCCCCCCACCAACTTCCCTAGACTGCAAGTTTATTTGCAGACGGAGTTTTCTGGACGATGTTGCGTACACTTTATTTCATGGGCGGATTTACGCTGGTTACAATTTTTTTTATGCTGACCGGCCTGCCCCTGACACTGATTAATCCTGATTATTTTCACAACTACACGTTTTATTGGGCGCGTATCTGTCTGCTCATGGGGGGGGTACGTCTGCACGTGGTCGGCGGTGAACGTGTTCCCCGCGACCGGGCGGTGATCTACATGCCCAACCATCAGGGCAATTTTGATATTCCCGCGCTGTATGTCGGGATCTCCAGACAATTTCGCTGGCTGGCCAAGGTGGAACTGTTTCGCGTGCCGTTGTTCGGTTTCTGCATGCGCAGCATCGGGCATATTCCGATCGACCGCACCGACCGCAAAGAGGCGATTGCCAGCCTCGACGAAGCGGCGCGCCGGATTGCCGCAGGAACCTCGGTGATTATTTTCCCCGAAGGTACCCGCAGCCTCGATGGTCGCTTGCAACCGTTCAAAAAGGGGGGCTTTACGATGGCGATGCAGGCTGGCGCAGTGATCGTGCCGGTGGCGATTTCCGGCAGCGCCGAGGTCATGGCGAAAAATGGCTACCGGGTGCGGGGAGGGTCAATCCGCCTTGAACTGCTGTCGCCGATTGAAACCGTCCACATCGATGACCGGAGTGTACTGATGGAGAAAGTTCGCGCCTCAATTGCGCAGGCGCTGGAGTCCGTCAGGTGAAGAACGACAACGGTGCGATCCGCTTGTTGCCGTTCGGGGGACTGGGTGAAATCGGACTCAATCTGATGGCGCTCGAATATGACGGTAAACTGCTGATTATCGATTGCGGGTTGATGTTTCCTGAACCGGCCATGCTCGGCGTCGATCTGGTCGTTCCCGAGATCGGCCTGCTGACCCGGCGCAGTGCCGATATCGTTGGACTGGTGCTGACCCATGGTCACGAAGATCATATCGGTGCGGTCTCCTATCTGTGGCGTCAGCTGGGCAAACCGGAAATCTACGCGACCGCCCTGACCATCGGCCTGCTCCAGGCCAAACTGCGTGAGTTCAATCTCAGCGGGGTAACCACGCATGTTATCCGCCCGCGTGATGAGGTGATCCTGGGACCGTTCCAGGTCGAATTCTTTCGCGCTGCCCATTCGATCGTCGACGGGGTCGGGTTGGGAATCCGTACTCCAGCCGGGCTGGTGGTACACACCGGCGATTTTAAGCTCGATCCGACCCCGGTCGATGGCGAAACGACCGATCTGGCACGTCTGGCGGCCTACGGTGAAGAGGGGGTGTTGCTGCTGCTCTCCGATTCGACCAACGTCGAGCGCGCAGGGTATACCCTTTCGGAACAGACCGTGGGGGCGGCGCTGCAGCGACTCCTGCCGACCTGTTCGCGGCGCATCTATATTGGCACCTTCTCTTCGCACATCGCCCGTATTTGTCAGGTTCTGGAGGCTGCCCAGGCGCACGGGCGGAAGGTTTTGATTCACGGTCGCAGTATGGTCACCAGCACGGCTGTGGCGCGACAACTCGGATACTTGAACATCGCTGATGATCTGCTGATCAATCTCGCCCAGCTCAAACAATTGCCACCGGAACAGACCCTGGTGTTAACGACCGGCAGTCAGGGGGAACCTTTGTCCGTCCTCGCGCGCATGGCCCGCGACGATCACGCTCAGTTGCAGATTGAAGAGGGGGATACTGTCATCCTGTCGTCGCGGCAGATCCCCGGCAACGAGAAGGCGATCACCGACATGATTAACCATTTGTATCGCCGTGGGGCCGAGGTTCACTACGAAACAACCAGTGAGATTCATGTTTCCGGACATGCCAGTCGCGAAGAGCTCAAACAGGTTCTGGCGCTAACCCGGCCGCAGTCGTTTGTGCCGATTCACGGTGAATATCGTCATCTAGTCAAACACGCGCGTCTGGCGGTCGCCATGGGAGTCGCTCCGGAGCGCGCGCTGGTGCTCGAAAACGGGCAATCCGCACGCTTTTCCGTCAACGGAGCGAGTAATGCCGGGACGTTTGAGAGCGGTCGGATATTCATCGATGGCAAAGGGGTCGGTGATGTCGGGGCGGTGCAGTTACGTGATCGCAGCCACCTGGCTCATCATGGCCTGGTGGTGGCGTTGCTGGCGGTCAATCGTTTGACCGGTGCACTGCTCTATGGCCCGGAACTCTTTACCCGTGGATTCGTTCCGGAAGAAGAGCGGGGGGACTACCTCGCGGCCGCTGCCGAGATTGTGCGCGGAGTCTTCAGCGAACACAGTGTCGCGGCGCTGACCGACCTGGAAGAACTCCGCATTGACGTTCGCAAGGCGCTGCGGCGCTTTTTTATTAAATCGATTGAACGGCGACCACTCATTCTGCCGGTGGTGCTGGAACTGTAACCAACCTGTTCGCGGACCGCACGCGGTCACGCGCGGACCAATCTGGAGAATTGTGTTGATATGATGTCAATCTGGGAAGCAATCTTTCTCGGCGCCTTGCAGGGGCTGACCGAATTCCTGCCGGTATCTTCCTCCGGGCACCTGGTGATGGCCCAGCAGCTGTTGCCCGGTTTTCATCAGCCGGGGGTGGCTTTTGATGTCCTGCTCCATGTGGCGACGATGGCTGCGGTGGTGCTTTATTTTCGCCTGGAAATTGGCAAGCTGATCGTCGCGCCGTTTCGACGCGGCGCCGACTATCAGGTCTATCGGCGCCTGCTGCTGCTGATTATTCTGGCGTCGGTGCCGACGGCTGTCATCGGCTTGACCTTCAAGGATTTTCTGACCGGGCTGTTTGAACAGCCGATCGTAACCGCAGTGATGCTGCTGGTGACCGGGACGATTCTCTACGCTGCCGAACGGATAAAAACTGCGGAACGCTCAGGACGGATGATCGACAAGCTGACCGTCAGTGACGCGCTGGTGGTCGGTACGGTCCAGGGGCTGGCAATTATTCCGGGGATTTCGCGTTCCGGTTCGACAATCGCTACACTGTTGTTCAAGGGGGTTGACGGTGAGACGGCGGCGCGCTTCTCTTTTTTGCTGGCGTTGCCGGCAGTCGGCGGGGCGACCCTGCTGTCGCTGGGGGACCTGGCCCAGTTGAACAGCACCGCAGTCCCGGCCTGTTTGCTCGGGATGGTGACCTCGTTTGTCACCGGTCTGCTGGCGATCCACTGGTTGCTGGCAGTGGTGCGTAAAAAACGCCTCTTTGCTTTTGCCGTATATTGTTGGATAATCGGTGGAACGTTTCTGGCCATTTCGCTGATTTAATCGGAGCAAGGTTTATGGGTTCGGAATCGAAACTCTTTTTGCGCGACCATCTCCAGAAAGAAATCGCCGGATTTTTTTGGGCAGGCGCGGGACTCTTCCTGTTGCTGAGCCTGTTGTCCTTTTACGGCAACGATCCCTCGTTCAATAATAATCTGCATCCGCCAACAGTGAATAATTTCGGCGGCGTCGTTGGCGCGCATCTGGCGGATATCTTTCTGCAATTGTTCGGAGTCACTTCCTACCTGTTGCCGCTGGCCTGTTTTATTTTTGCCTGGCGCCTGCTTAAATTTCGCGATGTAAAGGTGCGTTTTTATAAAGGCGCGGCCTTTTTTCTGTTGTTGTTTTCTTTTTCGGGGCTTATCGCATTGCGCTTTGGCCCGATTCAGCTGTTTGACCAGGAGGTCAGCGAGGCGGGCGGGGCGATCGGGCGACTGCTGGTGGCGACCCTCTCCAGCTACCTGAACACGACCGGTGCGGCGATCGTTCTCAGTGTTTTTTTTCTGGCCGCCGTGCTGCTGGTAGCGCGCTTCTCGCTGGTCCTTTTTCTGGAAGGATTACTGGCCCGCTTCGGCGCTTACCTTGAATTGCTCCGGGAACGCCGCATGGAGAAGAGCATGCTGCGCGGCAAGGCGGGGAAACAGCGCAAGCTGATACCGCCAATCGTCGTCATGCCCGAAGCGGTGGCTCTCCCCGCGCCGCAAGCAGTAAAAAAGACCAGGAGCAAACAGTCGGTCGATGCGGCGCAGGAAACATTTGCCTTTCTCGAACCGTCCGGAACCTATCATGTTCCAACCTTGGCATTGCTCGACCACGAAGGCGCGCCGCCGAAGCCGATCGACCGCGATGCATTGATGATGAACGCCCGGCTTCTGGAAAAGAAACTTCAGGATTTCGGGGTCACCGGAGAGGTCGTTGAGGTCAAGCCGGGACCGGTGGTGACGATGTACGAATTCGCTCCGGCGCCGGGGATTAAAGTCAACAAGATTGCGGGACTTTCCGACGATCTGGCGCTGGCGTTGTCAGCCCATTCGATCCGTATTGTCGCGCCGATTCCGGGACGCGGTGTGGTCGGCATCGAGATTCCGAACAAAGAGCGCGAAACGGTCTATCTCAAGGAGATTTTGGAAAGTCAGGAGTTTCAGAGGACTGGCGGGCGGTTGCCGATGGCGCTGGGGAAGGATATCTTTGGCCGCACGGTTGTTTCCGATCTGGCCAAAATGCCCCATCTGCTCGTCGCCGGATCGACCGGCAGTGGCAAGTCGGTGTCGATCAACACGATGGTCTTGTCCCTTCTTTACAGCGCCCGCCCCGAGGATGTGCGGATCATTATGGTCGATCCGAAAATGCTGGAATTGTCGATTTACGAGGGGATTCCACAGCTGCTGCTGCCAGTGGTGACCAATCCCAAGAAAGCCGCGCTGGCGCTCAACTGGGCCGTACGTGAAATGGAACGACGCTACAAGTTGATGTCCGACAAGGGGGTTCGCAATATCGATGGTTACAACAAAAAGATCGCCAAGGAAGAAAAAGAGCGCCTTGGGCGAGTGGCCGCCGGTGCACTGGTGGTGCCGGTGGTCGATGAGCTGGAAGACGAATTGCCGGAGATCGAGCTGGCCGAGGACGAGGTCCTCGACCATGGGCACCTCCCCTATATTGTTGTGATTGTTGATGAACTTGCCGATCTGATGATGGTCGCCGGGCGTGAAATCGAGGAGTCCATTGCTCGCCTGGCGCAGATGGCGCGGGCCTCCGGCATTCACCTGATCCTTGCCACCCAGCGACCAAGTGTCGATGTTATCACCGGCCTGATCAAGGCCAACTTTCCGACCCGGATGTCGTTCAAGGTCTTCTCGCGCACCGATTCACGCACCATCCTCGATTCGATGGGTGCCGAGACGCTGCTGGGGATGGGGGATATGCTTTTTCTGCCCCCCGGAACCGGGGTTTTGCAGCGTATTCACGGCGCTTTCGTCTCCGAACTGGAAGTGCAGCGGGTGGTTGATTTCCTCAAAAAACAAGGGCGTCCTGATTACGACAAAATGATCCTCAGCGCTTCGGCCAGCGGCACCGATGGCGGCACGGAAGATGCCGATGATGACTACGATGAAAAGTGGGATGAGGCGCTGGCACTGGTCGCCGAGACCAAACAGGCGTCGATCTCAATGGTGCAGCGGCGGTTGCGGGTTGGTTATAATCGCGCCGCGCGGATGATTGAAAAGATGGAACAGGAAGGGATCGTTGGCCCATCGGATGGCACCAGCCGACCGCGTGAAGTATTTATCAATCCTATCCCCCCGACGTAAGGATATGAACGTTTATGAACCCCACCGAACTCGAAAGAATCCTGCGCGAACTGCAGAGCGGTGATATCGGCGTCAACGCTGTCATGGAACGTCTCCGGCTGTTGTCGTTCGAGGATGTCGGTATTGCGCGTATTGATCATCACCGGGCGCTACGTCAGGGGTTCCCCGAGGTTATCTGGGGGGAACACAAGAGTTGTGAACAGCTGGAGATGATCATCGGACGGATGGCGACCGGGCAACAGAATGTCCTCGCGACGCGGATCGATGCCGGGAAGGGGGAGGTGCTGTGTGCCTCTTTTCCTGCCGGTGAATATGACCCGGTCGGGCGTACATTTGTGTTGAAAACGCAGCTGATCAAGGCGACCGGGCGCGGTACAGTGCTGGTCATCTGCGCCGGAACCTCCGACTTGCCGGTGGCGCGTGAAGCGGCGACGACCGCGCGGCTGTTCGGTAATGACGTCGAAGAGCTGGTCGATGTCGGTGTTGCCGGGATCCACCGGATCCTCTCTCAAAGTGACGCACTCGGTCGGGCGAGCGTAATTATTGTCGTCGCCGGGATGGAAGGGGCGCTGCCGTCGGTGGTTGGTGGACTGGTTGCAGTGCCGGTGATCGCGGTGCCGACTTCGGTTGGCTACGGTGCCGCCTTCGGCGGGGTCGCGGCGCTGCTGGGGATGCTCAATTCCTGCGCCAGCGGGGTTACGGTGGTGAATATCGACAACGGTTTCGGTGCGGCCTGCGCCGCTGCCCGGATCAACCGGGAACACTGCGCATGATCCTTTGTCTCGACCCGTTTGCCGGAATCTCCGGCGATATGTTCCTTGGTTTACTGGTCGATCTCGGTGTTGACGTTGCCGCTTTCGAGGCGCAACTGGCATGCCTTCCGCTCCCCGCTTACCAGCTTGAATGGCAGCGTGAAAAACGTCGGGGGATTGCGGGCACCCGCTGTCTGGTCCACGCTGAAGAACAGACCGCTGACCGGACGTGGCGCGCCATCGATACCCTGCTGGCGGAAAGTTCCCTCGCTATGCCGGTGCGTGATCTGGCCCGGCGGATTTTTCGGCGTCTCGCTGTCGCTGAAGCCAGGGTGCATGGGACGACGCCGGAGGAGGTTCACTTTCACGAAGTCGGTGCCCTTGACTCGATCATCGATATTGTTGGTGCTGCCATCGGCCTGACGACCCTCGCTCCCGCACAGATCGTTTGTGCGCCACTGCCGCTGACCCGGGGAATGGTGACGACCCGGCACGGCAATTATCCGTTGCCGGCACCGGCCACCCTTGAATTGCTGAGTGGTGTGCCGCTACAGTTCGTTGCCGGAAATCAGGAGCTGGTGACGCCGACCGGTGCGGCGATTGTCGCCGAGGTCGCAACGTTCGGGTCCTTTCCCCCTTGCGTCCCCGTACGGGTTGGTTACGGGGTCGGCAGCCGCGATCCCGAAGAGCGACCGAACGTCTTGCGTGGATTTCTCGCGCAGCATGGCGGAATCGCCGGGCTTGAAACCGATCAGGTTGCAGTGATCGAAACCCATCTTGACGACGCTAACCCCGAATGGCTCGGGGATCTGATGGAGCGCCTCTTCGATGCGGGGGCACTCGATGTTGCTTATGCGCCATTACAGATGAAAAAAAATCGTCCCGGCGTGCGCATCACGGTGATTGCATCGCTTAAGCAGCGCGAGCTGCTTGCTCGACAGTTGCTGCATCACAGCAGCGCGATTGGCGTGCGTTGTTACGAAACCACCCGTTACAAGTTGCGTCGCGCGGCGGCGACGCTGACGACAGAACTCGGTGAGGTGCAGGTCAAGCTGCTCTTCGATGGCGACGCCCTGGTGCGTGTCACCCCCGAATATGACAGCTGCCGCGAGGTGGCGCGCCGTCATCAGCGTCCCCTTGCCGACGTCTACCGGCTGGCCGAGATCGCCAGCGCGGCGCACGATTGGAAGGCTTGAAATGCCCCGTTGGTTGACCCTCTTTCTCGCCACTAATGGCGGCCTTGGTTATGCTCCGGTCGCCTCCGGCACGATCGGCACCCTCGCCGGGCTGCCGCTCTTCTGGCTCGTTTCTTCCTGGCCCGCCTGGCTCTACGGTCTGAGCTGGCTGGCGCTCCTCTGTCTCAGTTTTGTCGTCGCGGATGCTGCCGGAAAACTCTATCAGACCGCCGATGATGGTCGGATCGTTATCGACGAACTGGTCGGCTATCTGGTCACCGTCGCTTTTCTGCCCTGCACCTGGTGGGTACTGCTCGGTGGCTTCTGCTGGTTTCGCGTCTTCGACATTTTTAAACCGTGGCCGGCCAGTTACTTCGACAAAGAGATGAAGAACGGCGTCGGCGTGGTGCTTGACGATGTGGTCGCAGGGGTCTATGGGGCGGTGGCGTTGCGGCTCTGTCTGTGGTTGTTGGTTTAAGGTTCTCACCACGCAGATACAAAGGACACCAAGCGGGTCGCTCGGTGAATATGGCTCACGCTCTTTGGCTAACCGGTTGTGTACTGAAGGAGTATTCAATGGACAGGGAATGTCTGGTTGAACGCATAGAAGAATATCTCAAAGCGCTGTCACAGCTGGAAAAAGCTCTCGCCCAGCCGCAAAATCGTTTTGTTTCATGCTCGTTGTGCCCGGCGTGGTGAAAACACCTCTTGTTTTGGAATAAACATCATGAACTCTCCCACTATCGCCGTTCTCACCATCGGCGACGAACTCCTCAATGGTGAGCTCGCTGATACCAACACCCAACGGATCGCCCGCCAGCTCGGCGATGTCGGGTTGGCACTGCGTGAAGTGGCGACGGTACCTGATGACGAGGGTGCCATCGCCACGGCACTGCTGCGCCTGACGGCAGGTTACGATGCCCTGATTGTCACCGGCGGGCTCGGCCCGACGGCTGATGATCTGACCGCGCGGGCGGCGGCAAACGCTTTCGAGCGACCGCT carries:
- a CDS encoding phosphatidylglycerophosphatase A; translation: MPRWLTLFLATNGGLGYAPVASGTIGTLAGLPLFWLVSSWPAWLYGLSWLALLCLSFVVADAAGKLYQTADDGRIVIDELVGYLVTVAFLPCTWWVLLGGFCWFRVFDIFKPWPASYFDKEMKNGVGVVLDDVVAGVYGAVALRLCLWLLV
- the larC gene encoding nickel pincer cofactor biosynthesis protein LarC, whose amino-acid sequence is MILCLDPFAGISGDMFLGLLVDLGVDVAAFEAQLACLPLPAYQLEWQREKRRGIAGTRCLVHAEEQTADRTWRAIDTLLAESSLAMPVRDLARRIFRRLAVAEARVHGTTPEEVHFHEVGALDSIIDIVGAAIGLTTLAPAQIVCAPLPLTRGMVTTRHGNYPLPAPATLELLSGVPLQFVAGNQELVTPTGAAIVAEVATFGSFPPCVPVRVGYGVGSRDPEERPNVLRGFLAQHGGIAGLETDQVAVIETHLDDANPEWLGDLMERLFDAGALDVAYAPLQMKKNRPGVRITVIASLKQRELLARQLLHHSSAIGVRCYETTRYKLRRAAATLTTELGEVQVKLLFDGDALVRVTPEYDSCREVARRHQRPLADVYRLAEIASAAHDWKA
- a CDS encoding DNA translocase FtsK 4TM domain-containing protein; amino-acid sequence: MGSESKLFLRDHLQKEIAGFFWAGAGLFLLLSLLSFYGNDPSFNNNLHPPTVNNFGGVVGAHLADIFLQLFGVTSYLLPLACFIFAWRLLKFRDVKVRFYKGAAFFLLLFSFSGLIALRFGPIQLFDQEVSEAGGAIGRLLVATLSSYLNTTGAAIVLSVFFLAAVLLVARFSLVLFLEGLLARFGAYLELLRERRMEKSMLRGKAGKQRKLIPPIVVMPEAVALPAPQAVKKTRSKQSVDAAQETFAFLEPSGTYHVPTLALLDHEGAPPKPIDRDALMMNARLLEKKLQDFGVTGEVVEVKPGPVVTMYEFAPAPGIKVNKIAGLSDDLALALSAHSIRIVAPIPGRGVVGIEIPNKERETVYLKEILESQEFQRTGGRLPMALGKDIFGRTVVSDLAKMPHLLVAGSTGSGKSVSINTMVLSLLYSARPEDVRIIMVDPKMLELSIYEGIPQLLLPVVTNPKKAALALNWAVREMERRYKLMSDKGVRNIDGYNKKIAKEEKERLGRVAAGALVVPVVDELEDELPEIELAEDEVLDHGHLPYIVVIVDELADLMMVAGREIEESIARLAQMARASGIHLILATQRPSVDVITGLIKANFPTRMSFKVFSRTDSRTILDSMGAETLLGMGDMLFLPPGTGVLQRIHGAFVSELEVQRVVDFLKKQGRPDYDKMILSASASGTDGGTEDADDDYDEKWDEALALVAETKQASISMVQRRLRVGYNRAARMIEKMEQEGIVGPSDGTSRPREVFINPIPPT
- the larB gene encoding nickel pincer cofactor biosynthesis protein LarB; protein product: MNPTELERILRELQSGDIGVNAVMERLRLLSFEDVGIARIDHHRALRQGFPEVIWGEHKSCEQLEMIIGRMATGQQNVLATRIDAGKGEVLCASFPAGEYDPVGRTFVLKTQLIKATGRGTVLVICAGTSDLPVAREAATTARLFGNDVEELVDVGVAGIHRILSQSDALGRASVIIVVAGMEGALPSVVGGLVAVPVIAVPTSVGYGAAFGGVAALLGMLNSCASGVTVVNIDNGFGAACAAARINREHCA